One genomic segment of Kiritimatiella glycovorans includes these proteins:
- a CDS encoding sulfatase, with translation MKRPHLLRSLITGMAFQIALIPSLLRGADRPNVLVIISDDQGWADIGYNNPKVYTPNLDTLARTGVTFINHYVMPQCTPTRVALLTGRYPGRFGTQALQAHNGPAFPIGTPTIASMFKQSGYATFLCGKWHLGCSPKHGPNFHGFDHSYGSLAGAIGMYDHRYREGPLSDTWHRDHQLIEGHENGVHATDLVTREAVDIIEKKRDKPFFLYLAFHAVHTPLDERGPFVDQPTKPDPNNPNRWINEDRIKWFNDPEGRIQSEPDPEKRLLLAAAYHLDHAIGEIVDALERSGKRENTLILFSSDNGPQVNWGGNAYPDDLKLTDFNQPLPMKGKKLDVWEGGIHVPAFANWPGRISPGELTDYVHIIDWFPTLASIMDYQPEESIPWDGIDISEAIFADEPLESRDLYWIWNRRINRWALRYGDWKIVKYGRDEPTHAGAWQLFNLKNDPKEKNNVAATHPEVVETLHKRFLVQRSKDLQKHK, from the coding sequence ATGAAAAGACCACATTTACTCCGTTCGCTTATTACGGGAATGGCCTTCCAGATCGCACTCATCCCCTCTCTGCTGAGGGGTGCCGATCGGCCCAATGTGCTCGTTATCATCAGTGACGATCAGGGATGGGCGGACATCGGCTACAACAATCCGAAGGTCTACACACCGAATCTCGATACCCTGGCCCGGACAGGGGTAACCTTTATCAACCATTACGTCATGCCGCAGTGCACCCCTACCCGTGTGGCCTTACTGACGGGACGATATCCCGGACGCTTCGGCACTCAGGCTCTGCAGGCCCACAACGGCCCCGCGTTTCCCATTGGCACCCCTACGATCGCGAGCATGTTTAAGCAATCCGGCTATGCCACCTTCTTATGCGGAAAATGGCACCTTGGTTGTTCCCCGAAGCATGGACCCAATTTCCACGGGTTTGACCACAGCTACGGATCGCTCGCCGGCGCCATAGGGATGTATGACCACCGCTATCGCGAGGGACCGCTCAGTGACACCTGGCATCGCGACCATCAGCTCATAGAAGGACACGAGAACGGGGTTCATGCGACAGATCTGGTTACCCGGGAGGCGGTAGACATTATTGAGAAGAAACGTGATAAGCCTTTCTTCCTGTATCTTGCCTTCCATGCCGTTCATACCCCGCTGGATGAACGGGGACCGTTTGTCGATCAGCCCACGAAACCGGACCCGAATAATCCCAACCGCTGGATCAACGAAGACAGGATCAAGTGGTTCAACGATCCCGAGGGCAGGATACAAAGCGAACCGGATCCCGAGAAACGCCTCCTGCTGGCAGCCGCTTATCACCTCGACCATGCGATTGGCGAAATCGTCGATGCTCTTGAGCGCAGCGGAAAAAGAGAAAACACTCTGATACTCTTTTCGTCCGACAACGGCCCCCAGGTCAACTGGGGAGGGAACGCCTATCCGGACGATCTTAAGCTGACCGATTTTAACCAGCCCCTTCCCATGAAAGGCAAGAAGCTCGACGTCTGGGAAGGCGGCATCCATGTGCCCGCCTTTGCCAACTGGCCGGGCAGGATATCTCCCGGAGAGCTTACGGACTACGTACACATCATCGACTGGTTTCCTACATTGGCCTCGATCATGGATTATCAACCGGAAGAGTCCATACCGTGGGACGGCATCGATATTTCAGAGGCTATATTTGCCGACGAACCCCTTGAAAGCCGGGATCTCTACTGGATCTGGAACCGACGGATCAATCGATGGGCTTTGCGCTATGGTGACTGGAAGATCGTGAAATACGGACGGGATGAACCCACCCATGCCGGCGCATGGCAGCTCTTCAACCTCAAGAACGATCCGAAAGAAAAGAACAACGTGGCCGCCACCCACCCTGAAGTCGTGGAAACCCTGCACAAGCGCTTTCTGGTGCAGCGAAGCAAGGATCTGCAGAAGCATAAATGA
- a CDS encoding sulfatase: MRRNHGAETRLGRRDFLRMAAAGAGIAAAGPAAGLTAKAEGGRKNVLFLISDDLNTDIGCYGHPIVQTPNLDALARRGVRFHHAYCQFSVCNPSRASFLTGLRPETLGVVNNKDNFRDLNPDVVSLPQFFREQGYYTATIGKTFHVGEKDPKSWDFAAEWWLDELRSTKGPFDNPTRNHEHQLGWCLWKEVTEGDTYDDSILRHTLDQLDVCAQKEEPFFLACGFIRPHNPYFAPQRFFEPYPVEKLRLPEEPADADDPPAGAFPIGQWGQAYEQLTTVEKKELLRAYYACISYVDDSVGQVLDRLRELGLEEDTIVVFLGDHGYHCWEKDWWGKTTVFERSARSPLMIAYPGMPTAGRTCHRVVEFLDLYPTLARMAGFERPEGLEGRNLVPLLREPTMAWDEWSGAAYTQFGRNLWSVRTERWRYCEWTGREGGRALYDHKNDPEEHHNVVDHPEYAETVERLETMLAAKR, from the coding sequence ATGCGGCGGAATCACGGTGCTGAGACGAGACTGGGCCGGCGGGATTTTCTGCGGATGGCCGCGGCGGGCGCGGGGATCGCGGCCGCGGGACCGGCGGCGGGATTGACGGCGAAGGCGGAGGGCGGGCGTAAAAACGTCCTCTTTCTCATCTCGGACGACCTCAACACCGATATCGGCTGTTACGGACACCCGATCGTGCAGACCCCGAACCTTGACGCGCTGGCCCGGCGCGGCGTCCGTTTCCACCACGCCTACTGTCAGTTCTCCGTCTGCAATCCCAGCCGGGCGTCGTTCCTGACCGGCCTGCGGCCGGAGACGCTGGGGGTCGTCAACAACAAGGACAACTTCCGCGACCTGAACCCCGACGTGGTCAGCCTTCCGCAGTTCTTCCGCGAACAGGGCTACTATACCGCCACGATCGGCAAAACGTTCCACGTCGGCGAGAAGGATCCGAAGAGCTGGGATTTTGCCGCCGAGTGGTGGCTCGACGAGCTGCGCAGTACGAAAGGTCCGTTCGACAACCCCACCCGCAATCACGAGCACCAGCTCGGGTGGTGTCTCTGGAAGGAGGTCACGGAGGGCGATACGTACGACGACAGCATTTTGCGTCATACCCTGGATCAGCTCGACGTATGCGCGCAGAAGGAAGAACCGTTCTTCCTCGCCTGCGGCTTCATTCGGCCTCACAACCCCTATTTCGCGCCGCAGCGGTTCTTCGAACCCTACCCCGTCGAAAAGCTGCGTCTTCCCGAAGAACCCGCCGACGCCGACGACCCGCCCGCCGGCGCGTTCCCGATCGGGCAGTGGGGGCAGGCCTACGAACAGCTCACGACGGTCGAGAAGAAGGAGCTGCTCCGCGCGTACTACGCCTGCATATCGTATGTGGACGACTCCGTGGGCCAGGTCCTCGACCGCCTCCGCGAACTCGGCCTCGAAGAGGACACGATCGTCGTGTTCCTGGGCGATCACGGGTACCACTGCTGGGAGAAGGACTGGTGGGGCAAGACCACGGTCTTCGAGCGGTCCGCGCGCTCGCCGCTGATGATCGCCTATCCCGGCATGCCCACCGCCGGCCGGACCTGTCACCGCGTCGTGGAATTCCTCGATCTCTACCCGACGCTCGCCCGCATGGCCGGATTTGAACGGCCGGAGGGACTCGAAGGTCGAAATCTGGTGCCGCTGCTGCGTGAGCCGACGATGGCTTGGGATGAATGGAGCGGTGCGGCCTATACACAGTTCGGCCGCAACCTGTGGTCGGTGCGCACCGAACGCTGGCGCTACTGCGAGTGGACCGGACGGGAGGGCGGCCGGGCGCTTTACGATCATAAGAACGACCCCGAAGAACACCACAATGTAGTGGATCACCCGGAGTATGCAGAGACCGTGGAGCGGCTCGAGACGATGCTCGCGGCGAAAAGGTAG
- a CDS encoding xylose operon transcription regulator XylR → MDRLIRHRRVLLVMGERYNMRVHRGVAQYASGNRWHLTNLFGTDPGPIRRRGCDGIVAVLDPDDPLTGAVLRRRVPKVDLSIIRDRLAMPHLTGDNEAMGREAALHFLDRGFRSFLWFSARDHAPARKRCEGYTAELARHGFNCRRLVVDAQFGTRTPPWEKLEAWIHDELAVAALPCAAYVYNDVQAADLLDACVSGGIQVPHEVAVLGTDNHPLICPTAAVPLSSINHDLEELGRRAAAELDRLMSGEPSARRIITIPHRGITVRQSSDIFAINDPCMVRALRYLHANFHRDLSVEDIVEASGTSRRSLQRCFKARLNQTIHGELMRLRVNRVCQLLRETSYSVSDIAAVSGFNTPEYLHRIFRQRFGMTPRQYRMKEKERS, encoded by the coding sequence ATGGACAGACTGATCAGGCATCGGCGGGTTCTGCTGGTGATGGGCGAGCGGTACAACATGCGCGTCCATCGCGGGGTGGCTCAGTATGCGAGCGGGAACCGCTGGCACCTGACCAATCTCTTCGGAACGGACCCCGGTCCCATCCGCAGGCGGGGGTGTGACGGGATCGTGGCGGTGCTGGATCCGGACGATCCCCTGACCGGCGCGGTGCTTCGTCGCCGCGTTCCGAAGGTCGATCTGTCGATCATCCGCGATCGTCTGGCAATGCCGCACCTGACCGGCGACAACGAGGCGATGGGACGCGAGGCCGCGCTCCATTTTCTTGATCGCGGATTCAGGAGCTTTCTCTGGTTCTCGGCGCGGGACCATGCCCCCGCCCGTAAACGTTGTGAGGGCTACACGGCGGAGCTGGCGCGTCATGGGTTCAACTGTCGACGGCTGGTCGTCGATGCGCAGTTCGGCACCCGGACCCCTCCGTGGGAGAAGCTGGAGGCATGGATCCACGACGAGCTGGCGGTCGCCGCCCTGCCGTGTGCGGCGTATGTCTACAACGACGTTCAGGCGGCCGATCTTCTCGATGCCTGTGTCTCCGGCGGCATTCAGGTTCCGCATGAAGTGGCCGTACTCGGCACCGACAATCATCCGCTGATCTGCCCGACGGCCGCGGTGCCCCTGTCGAGCATCAATCACGACCTCGAAGAGCTGGGGAGGCGGGCGGCGGCCGAGCTGGACCGGCTGATGAGCGGGGAGCCCTCCGCGCGCAGGATCATCACCATCCCGCACCGGGGCATTACCGTACGCCAGAGCAGCGACATTTTCGCGATCAACGATCCCTGCATGGTGCGTGCGCTGCGCTACCTCCACGCCAACTTCCATCGCGACCTGAGCGTCGAGGACATCGTAGAGGCTTCGGGGACCTCGCGCCGCTCGCTGCAGCGCTGCTTCAAGGCCCGTCTGAACCAGACCATTCACGGCGAGCTGATGCGGTTGCGGGTCAACCGCGTGTGCCAGCTGCTGCGCGAGACGAGTTATTCGGTCTCCGATATCGCCGCCGTATCGGGATTCAACACGCCCGAGTATCTTCACCGCATCTTCCGGCAGCGTTTCGGGATGACCCCGCGCCAGTACCGTATGAAGGAAAAAGAACGTTCGTAG
- a CDS encoding PEP-CTERM sorting domain-containing protein — MKILRIMFVFVLTLALGATAWATDYTWDGTGDGTTFDDAGNWSPAGSAFTTNDHYTVDDGSAVSVTGTLDIQSFFLAGNDGSMTIEEGASVSINKSAETHIDSSSTLTIDGTLSTGAYRYDLRGNGGTLNIIVNGTLDSEPANNLMSTGCNMLIDVHGSMDFGVGPMGRVAGGGQRDHTISIFTNGVVTMQRDLQLQATNGHTASVRLIGGDLDMGTLSYLYGDLNLSDEDNGIIFQSAESSVFMDGDQTNTVQGWIDDGALSSTVGDLQVRYDAGSDLTTVIPEPATIGLLGAAMGGLMLLRRRIR; from the coding sequence ATGAAGATACTGAGAATCATGTTTGTGTTTGTATTGACGCTTGCGCTCGGCGCCACGGCGTGGGCCACGGATTACACCTGGGACGGTACCGGCGACGGTACGACCTTTGATGACGCGGGAAACTGGTCTCCGGCGGGGTCCGCATTCACCACGAATGATCATTATACAGTAGACGACGGATCGGCCGTCAGCGTCACCGGAACACTGGATATCCAGTCCTTCTTTTTGGCTGGAAACGACGGAAGCATGACCATCGAGGAGGGAGCGTCGGTCTCCATCAACAAGAGCGCAGAAACTCATATTGATTCGAGCTCTACGCTGACGATTGACGGGACGCTCTCGACGGGCGCCTATCGTTACGACCTTCGGGGGAACGGCGGTACGCTCAACATTATCGTCAATGGAACCCTGGACAGCGAACCCGCCAACAACCTGATGAGCACGGGATGCAATATGCTCATCGATGTCCATGGATCCATGGACTTTGGGGTAGGTCCAATGGGCCGCGTAGCCGGGGGCGGTCAGCGGGATCACACCATCAGCATTTTCACCAACGGCGTAGTGACCATGCAGAGGGACCTCCAACTCCAGGCCACGAATGGTCATACCGCCTCGGTCCGTCTGATCGGGGGGGATCTGGATATGGGTACGCTGAGTTACCTCTATGGCGACCTTAACCTCTCGGACGAGGATAACGGGATCATCTTTCAGTCCGCCGAATCCTCCGTGTTCATGGACGGGGACCAGACGAACACCGTTCAGGGCTGGATCGACGACGGCGCGCTCTCGTCGACGGTCGGGGACCTCCAGGTCCGATACGATGCGGGCAGCGACCTCACGACCGTCATCCCCGAACCGGCGACGATCGGTCTGCTCGGCGCGGCGATGGGCGGCCTGATGCTGCTCCGTCGGCGCATTCGATAG
- a CDS encoding glycosyl hydrolase 115 family protein — translation MKSFSARLVCMLLLSVAVIPAGAAPYSWDGGGDGTSFGDAGNWNPAGSSFTTGDDYAIGDGSSVNVTGTVEVGSIRLYGSEGSLTIEEGAALSIADSTSGTISQIDASSTVTIDGTLSTGSQRYDIRGQSGTVKIAVNGTWDAAPANNGITDDANVLFEVNGSMDFGIRHSFGRVAGGGQRDHRISIYPGGTVTMQQPLSLQAAHGHTASIRLTGGTLDMGGETYEYEKLDLSDEDNGIIFRDADSTLRLSGDRRDRVQAWIDDGALRSEVGSLTSRYDPAGNTTTVLPSAAAPAAPAEPAEQPARPTQAAAKGRVRIHADTPWIVPDAYRRQVTVGNEPVMRALEDVKRDWYKVFGHRPVVRPRAPQNWDGPMIVFGVTPDGDLPRGPESFALRVQRDSGGPRILVNGNDTRGLIFAAYALSEEILGVNPWYFWTGHEPEARRHIDVPATLNETFGPPTFRYRGFFINDEDLLGRYSPDPLRETVYSLDMLDRICETILRLRGNMIVPGTFNFPDERCWEFASRRGLALNMHHISVVGLLTWRWPEDVPYSYRKHPEIMERYWRQCISAFEGFETVWTVGYRGKHDRPFWEYETEVKTAEERGAVITEAMARQVELIREVDPDGMIIANLWEEGSQLMHEGHVTLPEGVVRVWADNGGGVIDDDGAARAGDGIYYHTAMMGSMRNQLTELVTPSRIYRELGRFARAGGTSYLLVNVSDVKPVPLSTECAMRFAWNADPYLDRTDEQNGDAYLLEWSRREFGEEVAEEIAEVYEGYFNIPYKRKPPHRGANANHTVLRRQLDGPAAPLLAAGEPLTKEILANAEELRAFAASNIAYVKKLAAEAEPILDRLPEPRRAFYQEHVLAQIQFHLQGLIMLEQYCLALEAYDRNDTARAVACAEQALAACERIIESMHEAESGRWTTWYYGDGKVNVEDSRDRIRVLLARLNGEPPPPTRPRRQHIFDYQEQERFEGNFPYLYPHCDGKRVIE, via the coding sequence ATGAAATCATTCAGCGCGCGGCTGGTTTGCATGCTGCTGCTTTCCGTGGCGGTCATACCGGCGGGGGCGGCGCCGTACAGCTGGGACGGCGGAGGCGACGGCACAAGCTTCGGCGATGCGGGGAACTGGAATCCGGCGGGGTCGTCGTTCACCACGGGAGACGATTACGCGATCGGCGACGGATCGTCCGTGAACGTCACCGGGACGGTGGAGGTCGGGTCCATCCGGCTGTACGGAAGCGAAGGGAGCCTGACCATTGAAGAAGGCGCGGCGCTCTCCATCGCCGACTCGACCAGCGGGACGATCTCCCAGATCGATGCGTCTTCGACGGTGACGATCGACGGGACGCTCTCGACCGGTTCGCAGCGTTACGATATCCGCGGACAGTCGGGTACGGTCAAGATCGCCGTCAACGGAACCTGGGACGCAGCCCCCGCCAACAACGGGATTACCGACGACGCCAACGTGCTCTTCGAGGTCAACGGCTCCATGGATTTCGGGATCCGCCACAGCTTCGGCCGCGTAGCCGGGGGCGGTCAGCGGGATCATCGCATCAGCATCTACCCCGGCGGCACCGTCACGATGCAGCAACCCCTTTCGCTGCAGGCCGCCCACGGTCATACCGCCTCCATCCGCCTGACGGGAGGGACGCTCGATATGGGCGGCGAGACCTACGAATACGAGAAGCTGGATCTCTCGGACGAGGATAACGGGATCATCTTCCGGGATGCCGACTCGACCCTCCGGTTGAGCGGCGATCGGAGGGATCGCGTTCAGGCCTGGATCGACGACGGCGCCCTCCGCTCGGAGGTGGGCTCGCTTACGAGCCGATACGATCCCGCCGGGAACACGACGACCGTACTGCCCTCCGCGGCGGCCCCTGCGGCCCCTGCTGAGCCGGCGGAGCAGCCCGCCCGTCCAACGCAAGCCGCCGCGAAGGGGCGTGTCCGCATCCATGCCGACACGCCGTGGATCGTTCCTGACGCCTATCGCCGGCAGGTCACCGTCGGCAACGAGCCCGTCATGCGGGCGCTGGAAGACGTGAAGCGCGACTGGTACAAGGTGTTCGGTCACCGCCCCGTCGTACGGCCCCGGGCGCCGCAGAACTGGGACGGTCCGATGATCGTCTTCGGCGTAACCCCGGACGGAGACCTCCCCCGGGGGCCCGAGAGTTTCGCCCTGCGCGTGCAAAGAGATTCCGGCGGGCCGCGCATCCTCGTCAACGGAAACGACACCCGCGGACTCATCTTTGCCGCCTATGCCCTCTCGGAAGAAATCCTCGGTGTGAACCCGTGGTATTTCTGGACCGGTCACGAACCCGAGGCGCGGCGGCATATCGACGTCCCGGCCACGCTGAACGAGACGTTCGGCCCTCCGACCTTCCGTTACCGCGGATTCTTCATCAACGACGAGGATCTGCTCGGCCGTTACTCGCCCGATCCGCTGCGCGAGACCGTCTATTCGCTCGACATGCTCGACCGCATCTGCGAGACGATTCTGCGCCTGCGGGGCAACATGATCGTGCCGGGCACCTTCAACTTTCCCGACGAACGCTGCTGGGAATTCGCCTCCCGCCGAGGTCTGGCGCTGAACATGCACCATATTTCCGTGGTGGGACTGCTCACCTGGCGCTGGCCTGAGGATGTGCCCTATTCCTACCGCAAGCATCCGGAGATTATGGAGCGCTACTGGCGCCAGTGTATCTCCGCCTTCGAGGGCTTTGAAACGGTCTGGACCGTCGGATACCGCGGCAAACATGATCGTCCTTTCTGGGAATATGAGACGGAGGTCAAAACCGCAGAGGAACGGGGAGCCGTCATCACGGAGGCCATGGCCCGCCAGGTGGAACTCATCCGCGAGGTGGACCCGGACGGCATGATCATAGCCAACCTCTGGGAGGAAGGCAGTCAGCTCATGCACGAGGGGCACGTGACACTGCCGGAGGGCGTGGTGCGGGTCTGGGCCGACAACGGCGGCGGGGTCATCGACGACGACGGTGCCGCCCGGGCCGGAGACGGCATCTACTATCACACCGCCATGATGGGGAGTATGCGCAACCAGCTGACCGAGCTGGTTACCCCGAGCCGGATCTACCGGGAACTCGGCCGCTTCGCGCGGGCCGGGGGCACGAGTTACCTGCTGGTCAACGTCAGCGACGTTAAACCGGTCCCGCTCTCCACCGAATGCGCGATGCGCTTCGCGTGGAACGCCGATCCCTACCTGGACCGGACGGACGAGCAGAACGGGGACGCGTATCTGCTCGAGTGGAGCCGGCGCGAGTTCGGGGAGGAAGTGGCGGAGGAAATTGCGGAGGTCTATGAAGGCTACTTCAATATTCCTTACAAGCGCAAACCACCCCACCGCGGCGCCAACGCCAATCACACCGTTCTCAGGCGCCAGCTCGACGGCCCCGCCGCGCCTCTGCTGGCCGCGGGCGAACCCCTAACAAAAGAGATCCTCGCGAATGCGGAGGAACTGCGGGCCTTTGCCGCATCCAATATCGCCTACGTGAAAAAACTGGCGGCCGAAGCCGAGCCGATTCTCGATCGGTTGCCCGAGCCGCGGCGCGCATTTTATCAGGAGCATGTGCTCGCCCAGATCCAGTTCCATCTCCAGGGCCTCATCATGCTGGAACAATACTGCCTGGCGCTGGAGGCGTACGATCGGAACGACACCGCCCGCGCCGTCGCCTGCGCCGAACAGGCGCTCGCGGCGTGCGAGAGGATTATCGAATCCATGCATGAGGCCGAATCGGGCCGCTGGACGACCTGGTATTACGGCGACGGCAAGGTGAACGTCGAGGACAGCCGCGACCGGATACGGGTATTGCTGGCCCGGCTGAATGGCGAGCCTCCGCCTCCGACGCGGCCGCGCAGACAGCATATCTTCGACTACCAGGAGCAGGAGAGGTTCGAGGGCAACTTCCCCTACCTGTACCCGCACTGCGACGGGAAACGCGTGATCGAGTAG
- a CDS encoding PEP-CTERM sorting domain-containing protein — protein sequence MTGTGLFRPMLALIVTGLITGAAHAGLITNITEGFEYTNTTELYDAGWSHLYGDQGDMVMADENVNNRLPRSGTYCLLAPSNHQPNIVQKTYFAGGVTNATVEFYLMHRNISYLNSADSWMRLYADDGTYMYLKINSSNGSLIYDLNGAGDVTAPDDVTDHDSNGGLWNKFTFEYDSEGTCVMSLNDDVQFTNANAKNFSKIALGKSWNDDLRGRQSAYDDLSISVIPEPAALGLMGLGVAALLLRRVRS from the coding sequence ATGACAGGTACAGGTTTATTCAGGCCCATGCTCGCCCTTATCGTCACGGGGCTGATTACGGGAGCGGCGCATGCCGGCCTCATTACCAACATCACTGAAGGATTCGAGTATACCAATACTACGGAGCTTTACGACGCGGGATGGTCACACCTCTATGGCGACCAGGGGGACATGGTTATGGCGGACGAGAACGTCAACAACCGCCTGCCTCGCTCCGGTACGTACTGCCTGCTCGCACCCTCGAACCATCAACCCAATATCGTGCAGAAGACGTACTTTGCCGGCGGAGTCACCAACGCGACGGTAGAGTTCTACCTGATGCACCGGAATATCAGTTACCTGAATTCAGCCGACAGCTGGATGCGCCTCTACGCGGATGACGGCACTTATATGTACCTGAAGATCAACTCGAGCAACGGAAGCCTGATTTACGATCTCAATGGCGCGGGTGATGTCACGGCTCCCGACGACGTTACGGACCACGATTCCAACGGCGGACTCTGGAACAAATTTACGTTCGAGTATGATTCCGAGGGCACCTGCGTGATGTCACTGAACGATGATGTTCAGTTCACGAACGCAAACGCCAAAAACTTCAGCAAAATCGCCCTCGGAAAATCCTGGAACGATGATTTGCGAGGACGCCAGTCAGCCTACGATGATCTGAGCATTTCGGTCATTCCCGAACCGGCCGCCCTGGGACTGATGGGGCTGGGCGTCGCGGCGCTGCTTCTCCGCAGAGTGCGATCTTAA